A window of the Agrococcus jejuensis genome harbors these coding sequences:
- the tsaE gene encoding tRNA (adenosine(37)-N6)-threonylcarbamoyltransferase complex ATPase subunit type 1 TsaE: MSAPIEPGLRRAPRRVASVDLAGRVVRLAGEVVSTKRVPAGHGVSYGSEHVTSGETTLALVALGYADGVPRTASGAPVTVDGVAHPIAGRVAMDQVVLDVGDAAVVPGAEAVLWGADGTPVGAWGDAARVPAPLLEAFVGPRVETIVEDVVVDADAMEALGRRLAGILGAGDVVVLTGELGAGKTTLTRGIGEGLGAVGTVASPTFVIARTHRTATVPLLHVDAYRLGDEAELDDLDLDVDASITIAEWGLPLVHAVDAWLHVEIVRTIGGDDVDEPRTVRLTGHGDRWPASRLLAFARGTA, from the coding sequence ATGAGCGCGCCCATCGAGCCCGGCCTGCGCCGCGCACCGCGTCGCGTCGCGTCGGTCGACCTCGCCGGTCGCGTCGTGCGCCTCGCTGGCGAGGTCGTCTCGACGAAGCGCGTGCCCGCCGGCCACGGCGTCTCGTACGGCTCCGAGCACGTCACGAGCGGCGAGACCACGCTGGCGCTCGTCGCGCTCGGCTACGCCGACGGCGTGCCGCGCACCGCATCCGGCGCGCCCGTGACGGTCGACGGGGTCGCGCATCCCATCGCGGGCCGCGTCGCCATGGACCAGGTCGTGCTCGACGTCGGCGACGCCGCGGTCGTGCCCGGCGCGGAGGCCGTGCTGTGGGGCGCGGACGGTACGCCCGTCGGGGCGTGGGGCGACGCCGCACGCGTGCCGGCTCCGCTGCTCGAGGCGTTCGTCGGTCCGCGCGTCGAGACGATCGTCGAGGACGTCGTCGTCGACGCCGACGCCATGGAGGCGCTCGGGCGCCGTCTCGCCGGCATCCTCGGCGCGGGCGACGTCGTCGTGCTCACCGGCGAGCTCGGCGCGGGCAAGACGACGCTCACGCGCGGCATCGGCGAGGGCCTCGGCGCCGTCGGCACCGTCGCGAGCCCCACGTTCGTCATCGCCCGCACGCACCGCACCGCGACGGTGCCGCTGCTGCACGTCGACGCGTACCGCCTCGGCGACGAGGCCGAGCTCGACGATCTCGACCTCGACGTCGACGCGTCGATCACGATCGCCGAGTGGGGCCTGCCGCTCGTGCACGCCGTGGATGCGTGGCTGCACGTCGAGATCGTGCGCACGATCGGCGGCGACGACGTCGACGAGCCGCGCACCGTGCGGCTCACGGGCCACGGCGACCGGTGGCCCGCATCCCGACTGCTGGCGTTCGCGAGGGGGACCGCATGA
- a CDS encoding alanine racemase — MRHVDAAAIAANVAVVSARTDALVCGVVKADGYGHGAILAARAMLEGGASWLGVVDVVEALALRAAGIDAPVLAWLHAAEPDLAAAVTAGVDVGVSSAAQLDRAALVGATVHLKVDTGLGRNGVPMGEWAAVVERAAALQAAGDLRVRGIFSHLAGAGDASDAAQLAAFVDACAVAEVLEPELRHLSNSSATLALPGAAHDMVRLGIAAYGIHPDGDDAAGSAATAAGLRPAMRVTGTVVDGVLDVGARHGLLPAPGAPVLVGDRVVPVVEVGATSTSLAEPVSGPAVLWGDPAEGEPSAIAWALAADTIGYEVVTRMAAA; from the coding sequence ATGCGGCACGTGGATGCGGCGGCGATCGCCGCGAACGTCGCGGTCGTCTCGGCGCGCACCGACGCGCTCGTGTGCGGGGTCGTGAAGGCCGACGGCTACGGCCACGGCGCGATCCTGGCCGCTCGGGCGATGCTCGAGGGCGGCGCGTCGTGGCTCGGCGTCGTCGACGTCGTCGAGGCGCTCGCGCTGCGTGCGGCGGGCATCGACGCGCCCGTGCTCGCGTGGCTGCACGCGGCGGAGCCCGATCTCGCGGCGGCGGTGACGGCGGGCGTCGACGTGGGCGTCTCGAGCGCCGCGCAGCTCGACCGCGCAGCGCTCGTCGGCGCGACGGTGCACCTCAAGGTCGACACGGGCCTCGGCCGCAACGGCGTGCCGATGGGGGAGTGGGCTGCCGTCGTCGAGCGCGCCGCCGCGCTGCAGGCGGCGGGCGACCTGCGGGTGCGCGGCATCTTCTCGCACCTCGCGGGTGCGGGCGACGCCTCGGACGCGGCGCAGCTCGCGGCGTTCGTCGACGCGTGCGCCGTCGCCGAGGTGCTCGAGCCCGAGCTGCGGCACCTGTCGAACTCCTCGGCGACCCTCGCGCTGCCGGGCGCCGCGCACGACATGGTGCGGCTCGGCATCGCCGCGTACGGCATCCACCCCGACGGCGACGACGCCGCGGGCTCGGCGGCGACGGCCGCGGGGCTGCGCCCGGCGATGCGCGTCACCGGCACGGTCGTCGACGGCGTGCTCGACGTCGGCGCGCGCCACGGGCTGCTGCCCGCGCCCGGCGCGCCCGTGCTCGTGGGCGACCGCGTCGTGCCCGTCGTCGAGGTCGGCGCGACGTCGACGTCGCTCGCCGAGCCCGTCTCGGGGCCTGCGGTGCTGTGGGGCGACCCCGCCGAGGGCGAGCCGAGCGCGATCGCGTGGGCGCTCGCGGCCGACACGATCGGCTACGAGGTCGTGACGAGGATGGCGGCGGCATGA
- a CDS encoding holo-ACP synthase encodes MGLGIDVVDVARFERAVSRTPGLAQRLFADEELVVDGAARPVRSLAARWAAKEAAAKALGTIDGQRWRDLVVSSDASGAPSLVLGGAWAALATSRGVTSVHVSLTHDAGVAAAVVVAEA; translated from the coding sequence GTGGGGCTGGGCATCGACGTCGTGGACGTCGCGCGCTTCGAGCGCGCCGTCTCGCGCACGCCGGGCCTGGCGCAGCGGCTCTTCGCCGACGAGGAGCTCGTCGTCGACGGCGCCGCGCGACCCGTGCGGTCGCTCGCCGCCCGGTGGGCGGCGAAGGAGGCGGCGGCGAAGGCGCTCGGCACGATCGACGGCCAGCGCTGGCGCGACCTCGTGGTGTCGTCGGACGCCTCGGGTGCCCCGTCGCTCGTGCTCGGCGGCGCGTGGGCGGCGCTCGCGACGTCGCGCGGCGTGACGAGCGTGCACGTGTCGCTCACGCACGACGCGGGGGTCGCGGCGGCGGTCGTGGTCGCGGAGGCCTGA
- the glmS gene encoding glutamine--fructose-6-phosphate transaminase (isomerizing) codes for MCGIVGYAGPRDTVEVLLEGLGRLEYRGYDSAGVAVVGAEGVSSRKRGGKLGVLRSSLDDAPLPESGIGIGHTRWATHGGPTDENAHPHLGDDGRLALIHNGIIENFAELRAELAEAGETFTSDTDTEAAALLLGRLHREHGDLRSAMLALVGRLEGQFTLLAVHLDEPDVVVGACHNSPLLVGFGEGEQFLASDVSAFVRYTPTARALGNDEIAVITPTGVEVIGFDGEPIPGETFEVTWDAAAAEKGGWSSFMAKEVSEDPEAVANTLRGRIVDGLPSLGELGALDDETLRGIDRVQIVACGTAAYSAMVGEYAIETWARIPVEVDLAHEYRYRDPIVDERTLVISISQSGETMDTKMAVQHAIEQGARTLSICNTQGSTIARASEAVLYTHAGPEVAVASTKAFLAQVVGLLLTGLHIARVRGTMTDEAIREVTEALEALPDQLRTLLAEQGEIRELAQWMSDTRSVLFLGRHVGYPVALEGALKLKELSYIHAEGFAAGELKHGPIALIEPGQVVFVVVPSPRHQQGLHAKVVSNIQEIRARGARVIAVAEAGDAAVMPYANQVLRIPLTLPLLEPVLSVVPLHVFALELATAKGLDVDQPRNLAKSVTVE; via the coding sequence ATGTGCGGCATCGTCGGATATGCAGGCCCGCGGGACACCGTCGAGGTGCTCCTCGAGGGCCTCGGAAGGCTCGAGTACCGCGGCTACGACTCGGCCGGCGTGGCCGTCGTGGGCGCCGAGGGCGTCTCGTCGCGCAAGCGCGGCGGCAAGCTGGGCGTGCTGCGCTCGTCGCTCGACGACGCGCCGCTGCCCGAGTCGGGCATCGGCATCGGCCACACCCGCTGGGCCACGCACGGCGGGCCGACCGACGAGAACGCGCATCCGCACCTCGGCGACGACGGGCGCCTCGCGCTCATCCACAACGGCATCATCGAGAACTTCGCCGAGCTGCGGGCCGAGCTCGCCGAGGCGGGCGAGACCTTCACGTCCGACACCGACACCGAGGCGGCGGCGCTGCTGCTCGGCAGGCTGCACCGCGAGCACGGCGACCTGCGCTCGGCGATGCTCGCGCTCGTCGGCAGGCTCGAGGGGCAGTTCACGCTGCTCGCCGTGCACCTCGACGAGCCCGACGTCGTCGTCGGCGCGTGCCACAACTCCCCGCTGCTCGTGGGCTTCGGCGAGGGCGAGCAGTTCCTCGCGAGCGACGTGAGCGCCTTCGTGCGCTACACGCCGACGGCGCGCGCGCTCGGCAACGACGAGATCGCCGTCATCACCCCGACGGGCGTCGAGGTCATCGGCTTCGATGGCGAGCCCATCCCCGGCGAGACGTTCGAGGTCACGTGGGATGCCGCGGCTGCCGAGAAGGGCGGCTGGTCGTCGTTCATGGCCAAGGAGGTCTCCGAGGACCCCGAGGCCGTCGCGAACACGCTGCGTGGCCGCATCGTCGACGGCCTGCCGTCGCTCGGCGAGCTCGGCGCCCTCGACGACGAGACGCTGCGCGGCATCGACCGCGTGCAGATCGTCGCGTGCGGCACGGCCGCGTACTCGGCGATGGTCGGCGAGTACGCGATCGAGACGTGGGCGCGCATCCCCGTCGAGGTCGACCTCGCCCACGAGTACCGGTACCGCGACCCCATCGTCGACGAGCGCACGCTCGTGATCTCGATCTCGCAGTCGGGCGAGACGATGGACACGAAGATGGCGGTGCAGCACGCGATCGAGCAGGGCGCGCGCACGCTGTCGATCTGCAACACGCAGGGCTCGACGATCGCCCGCGCCTCCGAGGCGGTGCTCTACACGCACGCCGGCCCCGAGGTCGCCGTCGCGTCGACGAAGGCGTTCCTCGCGCAGGTCGTGGGCCTGCTGCTCACGGGCCTGCACATCGCTCGCGTGCGGGGCACGATGACCGACGAGGCGATCCGCGAGGTCACGGAGGCGCTCGAGGCGCTGCCCGACCAGCTGCGCACGCTGCTCGCCGAGCAGGGCGAGATCCGCGAGCTCGCGCAGTGGATGAGCGACACGCGCTCGGTGCTCTTCCTCGGTCGCCACGTCGGCTACCCCGTCGCGCTCGAGGGGGCGCTGAAGCTCAAGGAGCTCAGCTACATCCACGCAGAGGGCTTCGCCGCCGGCGAGCTGAAGCACGGCCCCATCGCGCTCATCGAGCCCGGCCAGGTCGTGTTCGTGGTCGTGCCGAGCCCGCGCCACCAGCAGGGCCTGCATGCGAAGGTCGTGTCGAACATCCAGGAGATCCGCGCGCGCGGCGCCCGCGTCATCGCGGTCGCCGAGGCGGGCGACGCCGCGGTCATGCCGTACGCGAACCAGGTGCTGCGCATCCCACTGACGCTGCCGCTGCTCGAGCCCGTGCTGTCGGTCGTGCCGCTGCACGTCTTCGCGCTCGAGCTCGCGACGGCGAAGGGCCTCGACGTCGACCAGCCGCGCAACCTCGCGAAGTCCGTGACGGTCGAGTGA
- the coaA gene encoding type I pantothenate kinase has protein sequence MVHQQTPFVEIDRVAWSRLAPTTPNPLTEREVARLRGLGDRLELREVAEVYLPISRLVSLYQESSRRLHDETAGFLGERVQPVPFVMGVAGSVAVGKSTTARLLQELLGRWEGSPRVDLVTTDGFLFPNAELERRGLMQRKGFPEAYDRRALLTAISQVKSGAEEVEVPVYSHLTYDIVPDERIVIRRPDILIVEGLNVLQPPASKAHMAVSDLFDFTVYVDARTAAIREWYVERFLALQQGAFQKPESYFHRFADLDEQAARAHAVGIWDAINGPNLAENIVPTRSRADLVLRKDADHTVRSVLLRKI, from the coding sequence GTGGTCCACCAGCAGACGCCGTTCGTCGAGATCGACCGCGTCGCATGGTCTCGCCTCGCGCCCACGACGCCGAACCCGCTCACCGAGCGCGAGGTCGCACGCCTGCGCGGCCTCGGCGATCGGCTCGAGCTGCGCGAGGTCGCCGAGGTCTACCTGCCGATCTCGCGCCTCGTGAGCCTCTACCAGGAGTCGTCGCGCCGCCTGCACGACGAGACCGCCGGCTTCCTCGGCGAGCGCGTGCAGCCCGTGCCGTTCGTCATGGGCGTCGCAGGCTCCGTCGCGGTCGGCAAGTCGACGACCGCCCGCCTGCTGCAGGAGCTGCTGGGCCGTTGGGAGGGCAGCCCGCGCGTCGACCTCGTGACGACCGACGGCTTCCTCTTCCCCAACGCCGAGCTCGAGCGCCGCGGCCTCATGCAGCGCAAGGGATTCCCCGAGGCGTACGACCGCCGGGCTCTGCTCACCGCGATCTCGCAGGTGAAGTCGGGCGCCGAGGAGGTCGAGGTGCCGGTCTACTCGCACCTCACCTACGACATCGTGCCCGACGAGCGCATCGTCATCCGCCGCCCCGACATCCTCATCGTCGAGGGCCTCAACGTGCTGCAGCCGCCCGCGTCGAAGGCGCACATGGCGGTCTCCGACCTCTTCGACTTCACGGTCTACGTCGACGCCCGCACCGCCGCGATCCGCGAGTGGTACGTCGAGCGCTTCCTCGCGCTGCAGCAGGGCGCGTTCCAGAAGCCCGAGTCGTACTTCCACCGCTTCGCCGACCTCGACGAGCAGGCGGCGCGCGCCCACGCCGTGGGCATCTGGGATGCGATCAACGGGCCGAACCTGGCCGAGAACATCGTGCCGACGCGCTCGCGCGCCGATCTCGTGCTGCGCAAGGACGCCGACCACACCGTGCGGTCGGTGCTGCTGCGCAAGATCTAG
- a CDS encoding EamA family transporter has translation MTDRRGLGLLLCLAAAGAFGFSGIFASSLIASGWSPGAVTTARIGLAALVMLVPSLLALRGRWSTLWAGRWQVLLFGTFAVAICQLAYFSAVQRIPPALALLIEFLGPVLLVGWTWARTRRSPAALTLVGAGVAVLGLGLVSGVGQAEGLDPVGIGLALVSAVGNAVYWASAASTTHGLPPVTLAGLGLAVGAVLLLVAGGVGLLPMTVVAAPTMLAGVEVPVAVTLGLLVLVATVAAYVLGVTGVRMLGATVSSFLGYSEPLFGLLWMGVLLAIVPSPVQWVGAAAILAGVVLVRAGELRRPRAERDPVTAPLELPIVVPEMPARE, from the coding sequence ATGACCGACCGCCGCGGCCTCGGCCTGCTGCTCTGCCTCGCCGCCGCAGGCGCCTTCGGGTTCTCGGGCATCTTCGCGAGCTCGCTCATCGCCTCCGGCTGGTCGCCCGGCGCCGTCACGACGGCGCGCATCGGCCTCGCCGCCCTCGTCATGCTCGTGCCCTCGCTCCTCGCGCTGCGCGGCCGCTGGTCGACGCTGTGGGCGGGTCGCTGGCAGGTGCTGCTCTTCGGCACCTTCGCCGTCGCGATCTGCCAGCTCGCCTACTTCAGCGCCGTGCAGCGCATCCCGCCGGCGCTCGCGCTGCTCATCGAGTTCCTCGGCCCCGTGCTGCTCGTCGGGTGGACGTGGGCGCGCACGCGCCGCTCGCCTGCCGCGCTCACGCTCGTCGGCGCGGGCGTCGCCGTGCTGGGCCTCGGCCTCGTGTCGGGCGTCGGTCAGGCCGAGGGGCTCGACCCCGTCGGCATCGGGCTCGCGCTCGTCTCGGCCGTCGGCAACGCGGTCTACTGGGCGTCGGCGGCGTCGACGACGCACGGCCTGCCGCCCGTGACCCTCGCGGGTCTCGGGCTCGCGGTCGGCGCGGTGCTGCTGCTCGTCGCCGGCGGCGTCGGGCTGCTGCCCATGACGGTCGTCGCCGCGCCGACGATGCTCGCGGGCGTCGAGGTGCCCGTCGCCGTGACGCTCGGCCTGCTCGTGCTCGTCGCGACCGTCGCCGCCTACGTGCTCGGCGTCACGGGCGTGCGCATGCTCGGCGCCACGGTCTCGAGCTTCCTCGGCTACTCCGAGCCGCTGTTCGGGCTGCTCTGGATGGGCGTGCTGCTCGCGATCGTGCCGTCGCCCGTGCAGTGGGTCGGCGCCGCGGCGATCCTCGCGGGCGTCGTGCTCGTGCGGGCAGGCGAGCTGCGCAGGCCGCGCGCGGAGCGCGACCCGGTGACGGCGCCGCTCGAGCTGCCGATCGTCGTGCCGGAGATGCCCGCGCGCGAGTGA
- a CDS encoding CGNR zinc finger domain-containing protein — MVTPLRLPTETIAALDAVVAFATAADARELDDAAGLDAAVGGMLYSGARTHDDAEAREVRDVVPSLLAMWDAERDDVPALANAILRTADAAPQLVRHDGLDWHLHAIDAERPFAERIAVETAIAFVDLIRLEETERCKRCAAPDCGLPMLDLSRNRSRRFCSTACQSRVNVAAYRARAR; from the coding sequence ATGGTGACGCCGCTGCGGCTGCCGACCGAGACGATCGCGGCGCTCGACGCCGTCGTCGCGTTCGCGACGGCTGCCGACGCGCGGGAGCTCGACGACGCCGCCGGCCTCGACGCCGCCGTCGGCGGCATGCTCTACTCGGGCGCGCGCACGCACGACGACGCCGAGGCGCGCGAGGTGCGCGACGTCGTGCCGTCGCTGCTCGCGATGTGGGACGCAGAGCGCGACGACGTGCCCGCGCTCGCGAACGCCATCCTGCGCACCGCCGACGCCGCCCCGCAGCTCGTGCGGCACGACGGGCTCGACTGGCACCTGCACGCCATCGACGCCGAGCGCCCCTTCGCCGAGCGCATCGCCGTCGAGACCGCCATCGCGTTCGTCGACCTCATCCGCCTCGAGGAGACCGAGCGATGCAAGCGCTGCGCGGCCCCCGACTGCGGCCTGCCGATGCTCGACCTCTCGCGCAACCGGTCGCGCCGCTTCTGCTCGACGGCGTGCCAGTCGCGCGTCAACGTCGCGGCGTACCGCGCACGCGCCCGCTGA